The following are encoded together in the Adhaeribacter arboris genome:
- a CDS encoding DUF3644 domain-containing protein codes for MSVEIVTKTRTRKYPIARSLLNSAIAHMTAAIEIQNKPYFSHRYEIVSALVITAWEKTLKSILYKKHFKIFKRNKRTIEFGDCLLAVKNQSDVKFDATYENLKLLYEYRNEAVHFYGESLDTIIFALLSESVHQFAKFLQNQFNRNLFSDKDLGLMPIAYQRPFTPEDFLTPFSASQNASVEVKKFS; via the coding sequence ATGAGTGTTGAGATAGTTACTAAAACAAGAACTAGAAAATATCCAATTGCTAGATCTTTACTTAATAGTGCAATTGCACATATGACTGCTGCAATAGAAATTCAAAATAAACCTTACTTTTCACACCGTTATGAAATAGTTTCAGCCCTTGTAATTACTGCATGGGAAAAAACACTAAAATCAATTTTATATAAAAAGCATTTCAAAATATTTAAAAGAAATAAGAGAACTATAGAATTCGGAGATTGCCTCTTAGCCGTTAAGAATCAATCCGATGTAAAATTTGATGCAACCTATGAAAATTTAAAGCTGCTTTATGAGTATAGAAATGAGGCAGTCCATTTTTATGGTGAAAGTTTAGATACAATTATTTTTGCTTTGCTTAGCGAATCAGTACATCAATTTGCAAAGTTTTTACAGAACCAATTTAATAGAAATCTTTTTTCTGATAAAGATTTAGGCTTGATGCCTATTGCGTATCAGCGACCTTTTACACCAGAAGATTTCCTTACGCCTTTCTCAGCAAGTCAGAATGCATCGGTAGAAGTTAAAAAATTTTCTTAA
- a CDS encoding DUF4160 domain-containing protein, producing the protein MFYNDHNPPHFHVEYGEYKAVINFEDEILKGFMPKRALTLVFE; encoded by the coding sequence ATGTTTTACAATGATCACAATCCACCTCATTTTCACGTAGAATATGGGGAATATAAAGCGGTTATTAACTTTGAAGACGAAATTCTAAAAGGTTTCATGCCAAAGCGAGCTTTAACGCTAGTCTTTGAGTAG
- a CDS encoding DUF2442 domain-containing protein, translating into MENIWVIKVEYIKDYELELYFNDGTSGIIDLKNNLNKPVFEPLRNIQYFKNFKLNSWTITWENGADFAPEFLYEQARKHITQ; encoded by the coding sequence ATGGAAAATATTTGGGTAATAAAAGTGGAATATATTAAAGATTATGAATTAGAACTTTATTTCAACGATGGTACAAGTGGCATCATTGATTTAAAAAATAACTTAAACAAACCAGTTTTTGAACCACTTCGCAACATTCAATATTTTAAAAATTTCAAACTAAATTCTTGGACAATTACCTGGGAAAATGGGGCTGATTTTGCACCGGAATTCTTGTACGAGCAAGCAAGAAAACATATAACTCAGTAA
- a CDS encoding DUF4242 domain-containing protein → MKKFVIERNLPGAGNLSPEELKNISQTSCEVVSQLGQPYHWIQSFVTDDKIYCIHIAESEEVVREHAKRGNFPINTVSEVRAVIDPQTSSGT, encoded by the coding sequence ATGAAAAAGTTTGTTATTGAAAGAAATCTACCGGGAGCCGGTAACCTTTCGCCCGAAGAATTAAAGAACATTTCCCAGACTTCCTGTGAGGTAGTAAGCCAATTAGGGCAGCCGTACCATTGGATACAATCATTCGTGACGGATGATAAAATCTATTGTATTCATATCGCCGAAAGCGAGGAAGTTGTGCGGGAACACGCCAAGCGGGGTAATTTCCCCATCAATACCGTCTCGGAAGTACGAGCAGTAATCGATCCGCAAACCAGCAGCGGTACTTGA
- a CDS encoding helix-turn-helix transcriptional regulator: MELIERTSYLALLQTQFDKMANGEGHSIFVSGEAGIGKTSLIKAFCKERKADCSIYQGVCDALFTPRPLAPLYDIIWQIKRELWESNNDHADRSSDRTGLFTRVFQELSTAKDPIIIVFEDIHWADEATFDFIKFLARRITHLKCLFLLTYRDDEIHSGHPLRNVMGQLSPDSFTRLPLSPLSSKAVEKMAQEKGYNGEDVYSISRGNPFYVNEILASYSLGVPDNVKDAVLSVYNRQEDPTKYIWELLSILPTGFEIKYLEKMVPLYAAAIERCLDSKILVMQDAFIFFKHELYRRTIESALSPLKRVALNKKILELYQESFEQNGEIERIIHHAKNANDYECVVHFAPLAARKAASLGCHIEASKLYLTAIEYYQGQDSATLIQFYEAYAYECYLTNQIKEAIIYQGKSLRLWQTKNDIEKTGNCLRFLSRLWWFEGNRLQAESFARQAIDVLNTQPDCRAKAMAFSNMSQLKMLAGQSAECLAWGEKAIELAQTLGEEEILAHALNNVGTTQMMLESSQVKGRELLQQSLAIALKNGYHEHVARAYTNLSSVGVTSKQYDFAKKMLQEGIQYCEERDLDSWTTYMLSWKARMCLETGNWKEAYQIADHLLKKANQPPVVKITALVVVATIKLRRGEPDALLLLQEAKVKAFAAGELQRILPTMIAILEYEWLTGKPVIEPEALEEIIKMMEEAGVVWQNSEFAFWLGKVRKQSLPLPEWYEGYRMDNEATAAKAAVWWEKLGCPYEQALALFMGNEMDKKKAITLVHELGALAVHEKMKQELRASGIRNIPRGIRETTRSNPALLTSRELEVLRLLKEGMQNKEIGNKLFISPKTVDHHISAILLKLEMNSRVKAVQEAVRLGILK, encoded by the coding sequence ATGGAACTAATCGAAAGAACCAGTTATTTGGCACTGCTTCAAACCCAATTTGACAAAATGGCGAACGGGGAAGGTCATTCCATTTTTGTGAGTGGCGAAGCCGGCATTGGTAAAACGTCGCTGATTAAGGCTTTCTGTAAAGAAAGAAAAGCGGATTGTTCGATCTATCAGGGGGTGTGTGATGCTTTGTTTACTCCTCGCCCGCTGGCCCCGCTTTACGATATCATCTGGCAAATTAAAAGGGAACTCTGGGAAAGCAACAACGACCACGCCGATCGCTCCTCTGACCGGACCGGCTTATTTACGCGCGTCTTTCAGGAGTTAAGTACGGCAAAAGATCCTATTATCATTGTTTTTGAAGATATTCATTGGGCCGACGAAGCTACCTTTGATTTTATTAAGTTCCTGGCCCGGCGGATTACCCACCTAAAATGCTTGTTCTTGTTGACGTACCGCGACGATGAAATTCATTCCGGGCATCCCTTGCGAAACGTGATGGGGCAACTTTCTCCCGATTCTTTCACCCGATTACCCCTTAGCCCTTTATCGAGTAAGGCCGTGGAAAAAATGGCGCAGGAAAAAGGCTACAACGGCGAAGATGTCTACAGCATTTCGCGGGGAAATCCTTTTTACGTGAATGAAATACTGGCCAGCTATAGTTTGGGCGTGCCGGATAATGTGAAAGATGCCGTTCTGTCCGTTTACAACCGGCAGGAAGACCCCACCAAATACATCTGGGAATTATTGTCCATCCTCCCTACCGGCTTCGAGATTAAGTACCTGGAAAAAATGGTGCCTTTGTACGCGGCTGCTATTGAACGCTGTCTGGATTCAAAAATTTTAGTAATGCAGGATGCTTTTATCTTCTTTAAACATGAATTATACCGGCGCACCATTGAGTCGGCGTTATCGCCGTTGAAAAGGGTGGCTCTGAACAAGAAAATACTAGAATTATACCAGGAGAGCTTTGAACAGAATGGGGAGATCGAACGCATTATTCACCACGCCAAAAATGCCAATGATTACGAGTGTGTGGTACATTTTGCGCCTTTAGCGGCCCGAAAAGCCGCATCTTTGGGCTGTCATATCGAGGCTTCTAAACTGTATTTAACCGCCATTGAGTATTACCAGGGCCAGGATAGCGCTACCTTAATTCAATTTTACGAAGCTTACGCCTACGAATGTTATTTAACGAACCAGATTAAAGAAGCCATTATTTACCAGGGGAAATCATTACGCTTGTGGCAAACAAAGAATGATATTGAAAAAACAGGAAATTGTCTGCGGTTTTTGTCCCGCCTTTGGTGGTTTGAAGGTAACCGGCTGCAGGCAGAAAGTTTCGCCCGACAGGCGATTGATGTACTGAACACCCAACCAGATTGCCGGGCCAAAGCAATGGCCTTCAGCAATATGTCGCAGCTAAAAATGTTGGCTGGACAATCGGCGGAGTGCCTGGCATGGGGGGAAAAGGCAATAGAGCTTGCCCAGACCCTGGGCGAAGAGGAAATTCTGGCGCACGCTCTAAATAATGTGGGTACCACGCAAATGATGCTCGAATCTTCCCAGGTAAAAGGCAGGGAACTCTTGCAGCAAAGCTTGGCCATCGCCTTAAAGAACGGTTATCACGAACACGTGGCTCGTGCCTACACCAACCTAAGTAGTGTAGGCGTAACGAGCAAGCAGTATGATTTTGCCAAAAAAATGCTGCAGGAAGGTATCCAGTATTGCGAAGAAAGAGATTTGGATTCCTGGACAACCTACATGCTTTCCTGGAAAGCTAGAATGTGTCTGGAAACCGGTAATTGGAAAGAAGCCTACCAAATTGCCGATCATTTGCTTAAAAAAGCAAACCAGCCACCCGTAGTAAAAATTACCGCTCTGGTGGTAGTGGCCACGATAAAATTGCGAAGAGGTGAGCCGGATGCCCTTCTTTTACTTCAGGAGGCAAAAGTAAAAGCTTTTGCAGCAGGAGAATTGCAACGCATTTTACCGACTATGATAGCCATACTAGAATACGAATGGCTAACCGGAAAACCTGTTATAGAGCCAGAAGCCCTGGAAGAAATTATTAAAATGATGGAGGAGGCGGGTGTTGTCTGGCAAAACAGTGAGTTTGCTTTCTGGTTAGGTAAAGTCCGTAAACAATCGCTACCGCTGCCGGAATGGTACGAAGGGTACCGGATGGACAATGAAGCAACAGCCGCCAAAGCCGCGGTATGGTGGGAAAAATTAGGCTGCCCGTATGAGCAGGCACTTGCCTTGTTTATGGGTAATGAGATGGATAAGAAGAAAGCTATTACCCTGGTTCACGAACTCGGGGCACTGGCCGTACACGAAAAAATGAAACAGGAGTTGCGGGCTTCCGGGATCAGAAACATTCCCCGCGGTATCCGGGAAACTACCCGATCTAATCCAGCGCTTTTAACCAGCCGCGAGTTGGAAGTACTGCGGCTCTTGAAAGAAGGAATGCAGAACAAAGAAATCGGCAACAAACTTTTTATATCGCCCAAAACAGTGGATCATCACATTTCGGCTATCCTGTTGAAGTTGGAAATGAACTCCCGGGTAAAAGCCGTGCAGGAGGCGGTCCGGCTGGGTATTCTAAAATAG
- a CDS encoding DUF4242 domain-containing protein, which yields MKTYFFAAAFAATFISCQQAAHTSQTGASVSKSPSSPAKAVANHLYMDVHQLEPGKVTYGAVAEAHAKDLAVQGKYNAHFLRYWVDEAKGRVYCLSSAPGIASIRKTHAEAHGLLPDEIYPVTEGMEAALTGGKYLFLDVHELGAGKVTAQDVAAAHQKDLASQQKYGVNFINYWVSEKEGRVLCLSEAADSTAIIKTHQEAHGLLPAYVVQVKQGE from the coding sequence ATGAAAACTTATTTTTTTGCGGCTGCCTTCGCCGCCACTTTTATTTCTTGTCAACAAGCTGCTCACACCAGCCAGACCGGCGCCTCCGTTAGTAAGTCCCCATCTTCTCCGGCCAAAGCAGTTGCCAACCATCTGTATATGGATGTACACCAACTAGAACCGGGTAAAGTAACCTACGGAGCAGTAGCCGAAGCCCACGCCAAAGATCTGGCCGTTCAGGGAAAATACAACGCCCACTTCCTCCGGTACTGGGTAGACGAAGCGAAAGGGCGGGTGTATTGTCTGTCCTCTGCCCCCGGTATAGCCTCCATCCGAAAAACGCATGCCGAAGCCCACGGCCTCTTACCGGATGAAATTTACCCCGTGACCGAAGGAATGGAAGCGGCTTTAACCGGAGGCAAGTATTTGTTTCTGGATGTGCACGAACTAGGTGCCGGAAAGGTAACAGCTCAAGACGTGGCAGCGGCTCATCAAAAAGATTTGGCCTCTCAGCAAAAGTATGGGGTGAACTTTATTAATTATTGGGTGAGCGAAAAAGAAGGCCGGGTATTGTGTCTTTCAGAAGCCGCGGATTCAACGGCCATTATCAAAACCCATCAAGAGGCACACGGTTTGCTTCCGGCTTATGTCGTTCAAGTCAAGCAGGGAGAATAA
- a CDS encoding AsmA-like C-terminal region-containing protein — MNKKAIGKVLRYSLGGFLLLILLTTGLLYSFKDKIIQLFVAEANRHLKTKVQVEEISLSLFRQFPNVAIALDNVTITESLPGSKAPLAKAKHLYFTLNVPDLLTGQYRVSEVNLENGQVFVKFLPDGTGNYRVFAADDSQPENKKFAFKLEKVTFKNVAIHYTDQRRAQFYQVQARQMVAALQVTDQKVAVAATGKFQVQTIQVDKDDYFQNKEIQLQTNLLVNRSASQVTISPSEVRVGPALYQVTGSVNYAGPTALDLQFNGKNTNIQALLALLPLKYSQAFGEYQSQGNVYFNATVKGITSGKANPQVLVQFGCRNATFFHFASKQKLEDLNFQGQFSNGSQQNNLTSVIELKNIRGRLRNRPFSGNVVYQNLQDPYLQVKLKGNLDVAHTLEVFPGTHLKRGSGEVGIDIAFAGKVRSFQSRTGYGQVNSSGEISLRNVSLQVKNYKPVFRQLNGNFLFRKSDLAVTGFKGKLGSSDFLINGYFKNVLGWLFLSKQRLHMEADLESGFLNFDELLREEKENASIRRQVNNPPPKATSAYKLRVSPYFDFDVNTTVQRLQFRRFRGKNVRGKLRLKNQVISSPELALQIIGGQFAIRGMLDARQPNNIQVTSLTSVNDIRLDSLFYVFENFGQQFLVQHHLKGELTATIHSDLYFNSHLKPLTDRMEAEVNAQIRNGQLLNFEPMLKLSPFIPKQELTHLQFSELSNTFWVQNRTVYIPEMEVRSNVSRASVIGIQGMHTFDQQLDYKFRIPLRNKMRRTGGEVGGLAENNGPNLFLTLKGNENNYKVAYDKQRVKTKIAQDLRREKKEFKEVLKNNAPVSPKKQSAPQPNTDEYFDF, encoded by the coding sequence TTGAATAAGAAAGCCATTGGCAAAGTCCTCCGGTATAGTTTAGGCGGATTTTTGCTGTTGATATTGCTCACAACGGGGTTACTTTATAGTTTTAAAGATAAAATTATTCAGCTGTTTGTAGCCGAAGCCAATCGTCACTTGAAAACCAAAGTTCAGGTGGAGGAAATCTCGCTTTCGCTCTTTCGCCAGTTTCCCAACGTAGCCATTGCTTTAGATAATGTTACCATTACGGAAAGTTTGCCGGGGAGTAAGGCTCCCTTAGCCAAAGCCAAACACTTATATTTTACCTTAAACGTACCCGATCTATTAACCGGCCAATACCGGGTAAGCGAAGTTAATTTAGAAAATGGCCAGGTATTCGTGAAATTTTTACCGGATGGCACGGGTAATTATCGGGTATTTGCGGCGGATGATAGCCAACCTGAAAACAAAAAGTTTGCTTTTAAATTAGAAAAAGTAACTTTTAAAAATGTAGCTATCCATTACACCGATCAGCGTCGGGCGCAGTTTTACCAGGTGCAGGCCCGCCAAATGGTAGCGGCTTTACAGGTAACTGACCAAAAAGTAGCTGTTGCGGCCACGGGCAAATTCCAGGTTCAAACCATTCAGGTGGATAAAGACGATTATTTTCAGAATAAGGAAATACAGCTGCAAACCAATCTACTCGTAAATCGTTCGGCAAGTCAGGTAACTATTTCGCCCTCGGAGGTGAGGGTAGGACCGGCGCTTTACCAGGTGACGGGTTCCGTAAATTACGCCGGACCAACCGCTCTTGATCTGCAATTTAATGGCAAAAATACCAACATCCAGGCGCTGCTAGCTTTATTGCCACTCAAATACAGTCAGGCTTTTGGCGAGTACCAGAGCCAGGGAAACGTATATTTTAACGCCACGGTAAAGGGAATTACTTCGGGTAAAGCTAATCCGCAGGTGCTGGTTCAGTTTGGATGCCGGAATGCTACGTTTTTCCATTTCGCTTCCAAACAAAAGCTGGAAGACTTAAATTTTCAAGGACAATTCTCGAATGGTAGCCAGCAAAACAACCTCACTTCGGTAATTGAATTAAAGAATATTCGCGGACGGCTCCGAAACCGGCCTTTTAGCGGCAATGTGGTGTACCAGAATTTACAGGACCCTTACCTGCAGGTAAAATTAAAAGGAAACCTGGACGTAGCGCATACCTTAGAAGTTTTTCCGGGTACTCATCTGAAGCGGGGTAGCGGAGAAGTAGGCATAGACATTGCTTTTGCCGGAAAAGTGCGTTCTTTTCAATCGCGTACCGGTTACGGACAAGTAAACAGCTCCGGCGAAATCTCGCTTCGCAATGTATCGTTGCAGGTTAAAAATTATAAACCCGTTTTCCGGCAGTTAAATGGTAATTTCCTTTTCCGGAAAAGTGATTTGGCCGTAACTGGTTTTAAAGGAAAATTGGGGAGTTCGGATTTCTTAATCAATGGCTATTTTAAAAATGTACTGGGCTGGCTGTTTTTATCGAAACAACGCCTGCACATGGAAGCAGACCTGGAATCTGGTTTTCTTAATTTTGATGAGTTGCTCCGCGAAGAAAAAGAAAATGCCAGTATCAGGCGCCAGGTAAATAATCCTCCGCCGAAAGCCACGTCTGCTTATAAATTAAGGGTTTCGCCGTATTTTGATTTTGACGTGAATACCACCGTTCAGCGATTGCAGTTCCGGCGATTTAGAGGAAAAAACGTACGCGGCAAATTGCGCCTGAAAAACCAGGTAATCTCGTCGCCGGAGTTAGCTTTGCAAATTATAGGGGGACAGTTTGCCATTCGCGGTATGCTCGATGCCCGCCAGCCGAACAACATTCAGGTAACTTCGCTTACTTCCGTTAACGATATCCGTTTAGACAGTTTATTTTACGTTTTCGAGAATTTTGGGCAGCAATTTTTAGTACAACACCATTTAAAGGGGGAACTCACGGCTACCATTCATTCCGATTTGTATTTCAATAGCCACCTAAAACCTTTAACGGACCGCATGGAGGCCGAAGTAAATGCCCAGATCCGGAACGGGCAACTGCTCAACTTTGAGCCCATGCTAAAGCTTTCGCCGTTTATTCCGAAGCAGGAACTAACTCATTTGCAATTTTCGGAACTGAGCAATACTTTCTGGGTTCAAAACCGGACCGTTTATATTCCCGAAATGGAAGTACGCTCAAATGTTTCTCGGGCTTCGGTAATTGGTATTCAGGGCATGCACACCTTCGATCAGCAACTAGATTATAAATTCCGGATACCCTTGCGTAACAAAATGCGCCGCACGGGTGGTGAAGTTGGAGGTTTAGCCGAAAACAATGGTCCTAATTTATTCTTAACTTTAAAAGGCAACGAAAACAACTACAAAGTAGCCTACGACAAGCAACGGGTAAAAACTAAGATCGCCCAAGACCTACGCCGCGAGAAGAAAGAGTTTAAAGAAGTTTTAAAGAACAACGCCCCGGTTTCACCTAAAAAGCAATCGGCACCCCAACCTAACACCGACGAATATTTTGATTTTTAG